DNA from Geobacillus vulcani PSS1:
GACACCGCGTTGTCCGGCGGATCGCCTTCTCCGTGCGTGCTCACGACAATGAGCAGCGTCTCCACTTTCTTTAATTCATTCGGCTTAAAATCAAGCATCGACAACACTTTCGCCTCAAACCCGCGCTCCTTGAGCGCCTTGCCGGCTTTTTCCGCCAACTTTTGCGCATTGCCGGTTTGCGAACCGTAAAGAACAGTCACTTCTTTCGAAACCGGCTTGCCGCCTCCGGCAAACAGCGTTGGCGCTTCGGCGTTCAAAACGGTGACCGCCGCCTCGGCCGCAGCCAAATACCCGCTCAGCCAAAGCTTTTGCGACGGCGTCAGCGTCGGCAACAAACGATTCAAGAGCTCAATCTGCTCCTGGGTAAACGGACTGTTGGTTACTTGCAGCTGCAACGGTGTCCACCTCACAATATAAAATAAAATGGAACGATTGGCGTCGTTTCGATCTCAACGACAGAACGAACACCAAATTCCATTATTCCTATAAGCCAAGTATACTTTAGAAAGGGTATCATATTTACACTTTACCGCAAAACAAAACATTAGTAAAATAAATATAAATTATTAAAACTATTAGCATTTCTAATAGTACCGTCATCATCGGGACGGAGGAGAGGCGGGCATGTACTATGAAGAGTTAAAAACGTTCATCACCTTAGCCGAAGTGAAAAATTTCACCAAAACTGCGGAAATTCTCCATTTGTCACAACCAAGCGTCAGTCTGCACATCAAAAATTTGGAAAAAGAGTTTCAGACGAAACTGTTCATCCGTTCCCCCAAGCGGCTGCGCATGACGCCGACCGGCGAGCTCCTATACGACCGGGCCAAACAAATGGTGGCGCTTTATGAACAGACGAAACAAGACATTTTAGAGCACCACCAGTCCGTAAAAGGCGAATTGAAAATCGGCGCCAGCTTTACGATCGGAGAATATATTTTGCCGCCGCTGTTGCCTGATTTCCAACAGCGCTATCCAGAGTTGGAACTTGAAGTGATGATCGGCAACACAAAAGAAATTGTCGAATGGGTCAAGTCTTATCAAGTCGACATCGGCTTGATCGAGGGACAAACGAACGAAAAAGAACTATCCGTTCATCCATTCATGCAAGATGAGCTCGTCATCATCGCTTCCCCCCGCCATAAACTGGCGCAAAAAGAGGAAGTGACCATCGCCGACTTGCAGGGCGAAGCGTGGGTGGCGCGCGAAGTCGGGTCGGGGACAAGGGAATATTTCAACCATTTCATCCGCTCAAACGGGCTGAAAGTCCAATCGCTCATGATCATCAGCAGCAACCAAGGCATTAAAGAAACCTTGATTAACGGCAACGCCTTGTCCCTTTTGTCGCGCAGCGTTGTCGCCCGCGACATCGAACACGGCCATCTGTCAGTCATCCGCTTGAAGCACCCGCCGTTTTACCGAATGTTTTCCTACATTTATTCTCCGATTATGGAAAACAAGCAAAGCGTGCGCATTTTTCTTGACAGATTGCAAAACCGCTAAACGGCGAAGGCGTTTTCCGCACGGTCTTTGTCTCGGGCACACCCCCATCGCCTCCATGAGATCAACGGTTCACGGCCGCCTAAGGCAGCAGACATATGCCGGGCAAACAAGAGAGGGCGGGGCCACGAACGGCCCGCCCTTACACTTCCATTTCGCTATGGCGGATGTGCGGCATTTCGATTTGAATGGTCGCATGGCGAATGTGAAAACGGGTTTCCACTAAATCAATCGCCTGCTGCAAAATCGCCTGCGCATCGCGGCCATCTTCAATGAGCAGATGGCAGCTTAACGAATCGAGTCCGGAGGTGATCGTCCAAATATGCAAATCATGGACATCCACCACCCCTTCAATGCCCGAAAGCGCCGTTTTGACTTCTGCTTGGTCAATGGCCATAGGCGTCCCTTCCATTAAAATGTGCACCGTCTGCCGAACGACGGCGAAGGCCCCTTTCAAAATCAAAACGGCGACCAATATGGAAATGAGCGGATCGGCCGCATACCAGCCAAACAACCACATGACAAGCCCCGCCGCGATCGCGCCGACCGAACCTAGCGCATCGCCGAGGACATGAAGATACGCGCTGCGGACATTGACATTTTCTTTGACGTCTCCTTTGCGCAACAACACCCACGCGCTGACGAGATTGGCCACCAGCCCGACGGCCGCCACGGCCATCATCGTCCCGCTCGCGACGTCAGGAGGATTCACCAGCCTGCCTGCCGCTTCCCAAATAATCCAAGCCGCAATCATCACCAGCGTGACCCCGTTTACGAGCGCCGCTAAAATCTCAAACCGGTAAAACCCATACGTTCTCTTCGGCGACGCGGGCTTGGACGTCAGCCACACCGCCACCAAGCTTAACAGAAGCGAAGCCGCATCACTCAGCATATGCCCCGAATCGGAAAGAA
Protein-coding regions in this window:
- a CDS encoding LysR substrate-binding domain-containing protein, with translation MYYEELKTFITLAEVKNFTKTAEILHLSQPSVSLHIKNLEKEFQTKLFIRSPKRLRMTPTGELLYDRAKQMVALYEQTKQDILEHHQSVKGELKIGASFTIGEYILPPLLPDFQQRYPELELEVMIGNTKEIVEWVKSYQVDIGLIEGQTNEKELSVHPFMQDELVIIASPRHKLAQKEEVTIADLQGEAWVAREVGSGTREYFNHFIRSNGLKVQSLMIISSNQGIKETLINGNALSLLSRSVVARDIEHGHLSVIRLKHPPFYRMFSYIYSPIMENKQSVRIFLDRLQNR
- a CDS encoding cation diffusion facilitator family transporter, which encodes MHHHAHGHCDHHHGHHHSREGNQKGLAIAFGVTVGIMVLEFVGGLVTNSLALLSDSGHMLSDAASLLLSLVAVWLTSKPASPKRTYGFYRFEILAALVNGVTLVMIAAWIIWEAAGRLVNPPDVASGTMMAVAAVGLVANLVSAWVLLRKGDVKENVNVRSAYLHVLGDALGSVGAIAAGLVMWLFGWYAADPLISILVAVLILKGAFAVVRQTVHILMEGTPMAIDQAEVKTALSGIEGVVDVHDLHIWTITSGLDSLSCHLLIEDGRDAQAILQQAIDLVETRFHIRHATIQIEMPHIRHSEMEV